In Geminicoccaceae bacterium, a single window of DNA contains:
- a CDS encoding cyclase family protein, producing MCDLCVMQSVKQRMLSRRRLFRTGAAGMAAAAVGSVVSAPAVRAASSSVVDMTHELHEDFPTWGGAQQLFREQQAFFDKDGFNLFEMRINEHTGTHIDAPLHFSADGGTVAEIDVGNLVAPLCVVDISARAAEDANTQLTPDDLKAWIAANGDIPDGACVAMNSGWAANVNSDRFRNADDQGTQYYPGFHVEAVNMLMEETGARSIGVDTLSLDFGQSPDFATHYSWLPSGRFGIECLANLDQVPASGATLVIGAPKVRGGTGGPARVLALV from the coding sequence CGGCGCCTGTTCCGCACCGGAGCCGCGGGCATGGCCGCGGCGGCCGTCGGCAGCGTCGTTTCGGCACCGGCCGTCCGGGCGGCATCGAGTTCGGTCGTCGACATGACCCACGAGCTTCACGAGGACTTCCCGACCTGGGGCGGCGCACAGCAATTGTTCCGCGAACAGCAGGCGTTCTTCGACAAGGACGGCTTCAATTTGTTCGAAATGCGCATCAACGAGCACACCGGGACCCACATCGACGCGCCGCTCCATTTCTCCGCCGATGGCGGCACCGTCGCCGAGATCGACGTGGGCAATCTCGTCGCTCCCCTGTGTGTCGTCGACATCAGCGCGCGTGCGGCCGAGGATGCCAATACCCAGTTGACACCCGATGACCTCAAGGCCTGGATTGCTGCCAACGGCGACATCCCCGACGGGGCCTGCGTGGCCATGAATTCGGGCTGGGCAGCGAACGTGAACAGCGACAGGTTCCGCAATGCCGACGATCAGGGCACCCAGTACTATCCGGGCTTTCATGTCGAGGCAGTGAACATGCTCATGGAGGAGACCGGCGCGCGCTCCATCGGAGTCGACACCCTGTCGCTCGATTTCGGCCAGTCCCCCGATTTTGCCACCCACTATTCCTGGCTGCCGTCAGGCCGCTTCGGCATCGAGTGCCTCGCCAATCTCGATCAGGTTCCGGCATCGGGCGCCACGCTGGTCATCGGCGCCCCCAAGGTCCGTGGCGGCACCGGTGGACCGGCCCGCGTGCTGGCCCTGGTCTGA
- a CDS encoding SAM-dependent chlorinase/fluorinase, protein MILLATDFGHGGSYTGEMMAVLHRTAPDIAAVTLIADLPPFEPRLAAYHLAALFLRTEPGDILVGVVDPGVGSDRLPLAIEVDGRWLVGPDNGLFELILRRADEWRCHAITWKPGDLSASFHGRDLFAPFAARLAGGGRDHLEPCAPSRHPDWPDDLAAIVHTDVYGNLITGIRASHLPEGAHLKVDGRPVARARTFSDMPEGTLFFHENSAGLIEVAANRRSAAELTGMSPGSPFTVELQDASRTSI, encoded by the coding sequence ATGATCCTGTTGGCGACCGATTTCGGCCATGGCGGCTCCTATACCGGCGAGATGATGGCGGTCCTCCATCGCACGGCACCGGATATCGCCGCGGTGACACTGATCGCCGACCTGCCGCCCTTCGAGCCGCGCCTCGCGGCCTATCATCTGGCCGCACTGTTCTTGCGCACCGAACCGGGCGACATCCTTGTCGGCGTGGTCGATCCGGGGGTTGGCAGCGACCGCCTGCCGCTCGCCATCGAGGTGGATGGCCGCTGGCTCGTGGGGCCCGACAACGGGCTGTTCGAGTTGATCCTGCGCCGGGCGGACGAGTGGCGGTGTCATGCCATCACGTGGAAGCCCGGGGACCTTTCGGCGAGCTTCCACGGCCGCGATCTGTTCGCGCCCTTCGCCGCCCGGCTCGCCGGCGGCGGGCGCGACCACCTCGAACCATGTGCGCCGTCCCGTCATCCGGACTGGCCGGACGACCTTGCCGCCATCGTCCACACCGATGTCTACGGCAACCTGATCACCGGCATCCGTGCCAGCCACCTTCCCGAAGGTGCCCATCTGAAGGTGGATGGGCGCCCTGTCGCCCGTGCGCGAACCTTCTCCGACATGCCCGAAGGCACGCTCTTCTTCCATGAGAACAGTGCCGGCCTGATCGAAGTCGCGGCCAACCGCCGGAGTGCTGCCGAACTCACCGGCATGTCACCCGGATCTCCCTTCACAGTCGAGTTGCAAGACGCCTCGCGAACTTCTATCTAG
- a CDS encoding 4-(cytidine 5'-diphospho)-2-C-methyl-D-erythritol kinase has protein sequence MTEGSVVETARAKINLDLLVRGRRDDGYHELDSLVVFAEPSDRLTLTSADRWSIEGTGPFASSLPDGGDNIVMRAATRLLEETGGGSPVCFDLEKNLPVASGIGGGSSDAAAALRGLCRLWALAMDDERLRDIGAALGADLPVCLYGRPARMRGIGERLDPVRGLPEIPLLLVNPGFGVSTGQVFRALDLDGDALQRPPLPMGASLVQFAIWLQSSRNDLEPAALTVEPRIAGVLDALCSLDDVIVSRMSGSGATCFAIFRTAASARAAETLLRREHPAWWVHATSAGTPAPSVPGVDAA, from the coding sequence GTGACTGAAGGTTCCGTCGTCGAAACGGCACGCGCCAAGATCAATCTCGACCTGCTGGTCCGCGGCAGGCGGGATGACGGTTATCACGAACTGGACAGCCTCGTTGTCTTCGCCGAACCATCCGACCGCCTGACCCTCACGTCCGCGGACCGCTGGTCGATCGAGGGAACCGGACCGTTTGCCTCGTCCCTGCCCGATGGCGGCGACAACATCGTCATGCGCGCTGCGACCCGGCTGCTGGAGGAAACCGGCGGCGGCTCGCCGGTGTGTTTCGATCTCGAAAAGAACCTGCCTGTCGCCAGCGGGATCGGCGGCGGCTCCAGCGATGCTGCGGCGGCCCTGCGCGGGTTGTGCCGCCTGTGGGCGCTCGCGATGGACGATGAGCGGCTGCGCGATATCGGGGCCGCGCTGGGTGCCGACCTTCCGGTATGCCTCTATGGCCGGCCAGCCCGCATGCGCGGTATCGGCGAACGCCTCGATCCGGTCCGCGGCCTGCCGGAGATCCCGCTGCTGCTGGTCAATCCGGGCTTCGGTGTTTCCACCGGACAGGTGTTCCGCGCGCTCGACCTGGATGGCGACGCGCTGCAGCGGCCGCCGCTGCCGATGGGAGCAAGCCTTGTCCAGTTCGCGATCTGGCTGCAATCGAGCCGCAACGATCTCGAACCGGCAGCGCTGACCGTCGAGCCGCGCATCGCCGGCGTCCTGGATGCCCTGTGCTCCCTTGACGATGTCATCGTCAGCCGGATGTCCGGCAGCGGGGCGACCTGCTTCGCCATTTTCCGTACCGCCGCCTCGGCCCGTGCCGCGGAGACGCTGCTCCGGCGCGAGCATCCCGCGTGGTGGGTTCATGCAACCTCGGCCGGTACGCCCGCACCTTCCGTTCCGGGTGTCGACGCGGCATGA